One Dioscorea cayenensis subsp. rotundata cultivar TDr96_F1 chromosome 19, TDr96_F1_v2_PseudoChromosome.rev07_lg8_w22 25.fasta, whole genome shotgun sequence genomic window, aatttccactaattttaaatttaagttgCTTTTCTCCTCCCAAAAAAACCACtcaaaccaaataattaaataaaatgatagcTTTAAATCATGCGATAAAGACATTTTTCGTAAGTGAGAAGTATGCTAGTATGTAGCTCCAACGCCcatgatatatatatctttatctttatttgcactgtcaaaatttatataaacccCTGCTTTTTTTAAACAGGGTAATGGTTCATGGtggaggtaaaaaaaaaaaaaactaaacaagtgTCTTTGGTGAATGGgttaattattacaaatatcatattaacgttctatttttttcaaggCTGGTATTTTGCTTTCCAGTTCATTCTACTTAAGCTAAACCCGACACATGGCATTGCGTGCTTTAATACACAGTGAAAATTACACCAAATTACAGACAACACACGTGCGACATATATAGCGTTTTCATTATTCCGTCGGAACAATATATCACATTCTCGTTTTTTGCTCTTTCCTCTTCGTTCTTGGTCTCCAAAACCCTCTCAAAACCCTTCCATTTTTCTCGCTCAAAAAGGCCTTCGTTTTCTCTCTATCGAAATCCCCCGGCGTCGAAGCTGGAGCTCTCCAAGCACGCGAAGCTGGGGAGGATCGCGGTCCCCTCGAGCGCCAGGACATGGATCGTCATCGGGATCAGTGTCGCCGGGGTCCTCATCCTCGCTGAGGCAGCCCGCCGTCATCACCGGCGGAGGGGATTGCCCAGAGATTCAAAGGATTTCGGGGCTTTCATCGAGCGCTTTGAACTTGCACCTTATCCCCAACCACCTCTCCCAGCTGCCCGCCTTTCCCTCTCTGGCCTCTCCTTTGCCGTCTCCGACAAGTGGGTggatttttctcatttatttttggtgatttgcttggtttgatttgattttattggtttcttgtgGTTAGTTTTGATGTAAAGGAGTTTGTTTCTGGGTTCGGGAACCCGGACTGGAAGAGGACGCACGAGCCAGCGAAGGAGACGGCGTTTGTTGTCACATTGATGCTGAAAAATGGGGCTACCTGTGTTGGAAGGACGATCATGGATGAGTTGGGATTTGGGTGGGTGATCTTTGTTCCATAtgatcttttttattctttttgacGAACAATGTCATCCTTTTGCTAcattttatttgattgtcttTTATGCTTTGATCAGTCTTGGGTTTTGTTGGTGATTTGGGTTGATGCTTTTCAATATAATGGTTTATTGTACTGGTCTTGGGGTAATTCTTTTGGATACAGAATCTCTGGTACTCTTTTTGGATTGAGAGAATCGAGAGAAGGGAACAAGGAGGAATTGCTTCTAATTGATTTAACATGGATGTCCTTGTCAACGGCTTCCTTTTTCTTGATTCTCGAGTCCATATGTTTTTAAAAGCAATGTTTTTTTGGCTCACATTCTATGCTGCATTTGTGTTATCAATGAGGTATAATTTTGGGAAGCACACTTAGCAAAGTGATGTCACttatattttggtatatttagCTGtttcccttgaatgatgttcCTTTCCAAAATGTTTTACCTCCATAAGATGCTCTGCTTCCAATGATATTGACTTCAAAGGAAAAGGTATCTAGTCAATATTGATTTGTTTAACTCTTTGTTACAGAGTCACAGGTGAGAATTTACACTATGGAACTCCAATCAATCCAGAACTACCATCTCATATCCCCGGAGGTTCATCAAGTGGATCTGCAGTGGCTGTTGCTGCCGGACTGGTTGATTTTGCGCTCAGTACGTGCTTGGATTTATATGGATATTATAGAATCACTTACCTTATCATGTTTGGTCCATATCTGAATGACTGAATATTGACCTTGATGGGAGCAACCAAGATCTCCCACTGGGGGGCATTATCTGCTTGCTCAAATTTTTATCTGCTCAGCATTCTTGATAGTTAGATCATAGACGACTGAAGTGATCTAGATGGTTTTGTTTTACATCTCGTTCTTTGTCCTATATCTGCGTTTCATAGAGATATTGCCTATCTAAGGCATTTGTACATAACTACGTTTGTCCTGATTGTGATTTTCAATGACTCATATATAACAAAACTGCATTTCTACTGAAAATTGAACTAGAAATACGACAAACACTTTCCATGGGTGAGCTGCGGTGTTGCTATCTACCCCAGAACCATGCTTTAGCATGTGGTTGGATATAAACTTGTTTAAGTTCAAATAATGACTGGATTGCAAAAGCAGTtctcataaaataaattaagaaatctGCATGTATCTTATTTTGGTAGTTATAATCATCCTTGGTTACTAATCTTGAGTCTCAATGCTTTAATTCTTTGAATCTTTACTTTGGTGTTCTCTTTTGTTTCCATTATTAGTAAGTCCAGGTAGCCACTGCACATTTATCGTTCTATGTTATCACATATATGCTGTGATTTAGTTGTAAATACTTTGTCTTTTCTTGATTTAATTGAATGTACTTTGTTTCTCCTTCAGAGTGCAGGTCGTAGTAACAAATTTATCCAAAAAAGGAATTTCTTTCCAACTCTTCTGTTTTTGTAATTGTATTTAAGCTGCTTTTTGCAATGTGATGAAAACTGCCTATGGTGTCTTTTCGGCACTTGGCATGGAACATTGTTTCTACAATgcccatttatatatatgactCATCTATGTTTGTGTAGGTTCTGATACAACTGGATGTGTGAGGATCCCAGCATCCTTTTGCGGAATATTTGGCTTCCGACCTTCTCATGGTGTTGTAAAGACTATTGGGCTTCTGACAAACACGCAAAGTTTAGATACTATTGGTGAGTGACGAATCACCATTACAGTTACTCTATTCAGTTTTTAcgattgataaatttttttgtgttttgtcgGTTGTTAATGTAATTACGCATACTTCCAATTCGCAGCTTTTGATACATCTGTAAGCATTTTTATGTGATAATGCGATGTGCTTCTCATtgctaaatttttgttgttgttctattGTTGAAACATGTTAGAAGATAAGCATGGTTGCCAAATTTCCTAGCCTGTTTATGGTACTCTATTAACCTCTATCTATCCATAGCTAATGTTGGCCGGCTCTTTTATAAAAGCTGATCAGGATATCAAACTTGGATTTATTTTTCAAGTATTAATTCAATGCTCAGAGTAACCTCAATCCATTGTTGGAACTTGTTGACGAGAGATCCTGCAAGCATATCATTGTTTGTGCTGTATATAACTCGTGTGCCAATTCCCTGTAGATACATTAACTTTATAGGCATTTTTCCTCACATCTGACCAATGATGGGAGAAATTTGCTTCCAatctgtttttgttttgtttgtagcCTCTCTAAGTTCTGGGGTTCAGAGCCCATTTCAGGTTAGGGACTTTTTTGGTTACCTAGTAGTGGGTGTTAGTGAAGTTCACTTACTAAACTTATTACCCAAATTCAGCATTCCAATCAACAAATGAATTGACCACAAGTCAAAATGTTGGCTTTCTAACACATTGTGAGCTTGTAAAGGGTGAGTGTCTAACTTAAGACCAATTATTTTTACCTTCAACCTGATTTTGTAAAATTGATTGAGGGCTCAAAGAAAGCGTGATCCTTACGTCCATGGAAGTCATTTTAGTTGATCTATTTTGGACTTCAATTGAGTTGCTAGCCAAGTCTATGCAAAGTTCGGTATATTTTAACGTCTGGTTTGGCTTTTGGTTtagatcttaaaaaaaaaaaaaaaattcaaatttcaggCCCAAGTTCAgcttaaaactaaaaataagccTATAATTCGTATTTTTGGGACTGGGATTACAGTTAATTTTGGGCCAACCAATCCAAACCTTAAAATAATACTATTTACATTATTATAGTTGCAAGTCAACCAATAAAATAGCTGAGATAGATATTATTTTTCCACTTGTATCTAACCAATCAAGCACAATTGTAAGTTTATAATGATGTATTTGTACTCACATGTGAATCCACTTACATTACAAACCCATTTACTTCAAATCAAGCAGCCCCTTTGTGGATTCATATTTGGCCATGCTTCTACTTGTAGTGATACAGATTGTTGGAttgcttaattatttttattttgtactatGTATGTTTCTGTATGTGGTATGTTGTACCAGAACTCTGCTCTCTTGCATCTTTCGAATGGTATTGTGCGTCATTAATGCATTTTAGACTTAATGTGAAAGCATATTATTTCCCCCACGTAACATAAGAGAAATGTGAGAAAAATGTAATAAAGGTGTGCtgttattagtttttaaaaagacCTTGAATTATGTTGCTGTTGTGACCGTGATGAATGTTTGTCATGCAAGTCTTAGTAGTTCTGCTTCAGGCTATAATCTCTTCTTCTCTATGTATTGCAAAAGCTTCTAGAAGATATTTGGATTTTAGTGTTTGTGTTTTTCCTGGagaatttctttaaaaaagctctcaaatttgtttctttctgaaggctttttctttctcttttttctacATTGTAAGAATTGAAGCATGTGTCATAAACTGTTTTTGAACTTGTTGCTGAATATAAGGAGCATTTTGATGGTCAATGGTGGATGTGGGTTTTGTAGTACAAATTAATGACAATAGAAGACACTTGATAGAAACTGAAAGCCATGGCAAACACAACTTTGGCCGACTATGAAGTCTACCTTGCACAAATTGTCATTTTTGACTATCTAATTATGCATGCGCAATTccattttttagtttcaaacaatcccttttttttttcctttatcatAATTCCATATTAACATTTGTTTCCATCATTTGAGAAATATTCCAGGATTGTTAGCTAGAGACCCTTTTATCTTACATCGTGTTGGGACCATTTTATTACAAGCAACTTCTGGGGGCCCAAGGCGTGAAAGGCGCTTGATCTTTGTTGATGATTGCTTTCAGTTTTCTAAGGTTCCTAAACAGAAAACGTTGCATGTTGTGCGCAAAGCTGCTGAAAAATTATCAGGATGTAAGTTTGATATGCTTACGCAAGTTCTGTTCTAATTGGAGGGTGAGGTGCAAAGGGATTTATTGATTTATGACCTAATTTTTGCCGACTCTATTGGTTGTGCAGACCAGGTGCCGCAACATATGAATATTGGTCAGTATATTGCTTCTAATGTACCAAGTTTAAAGGGATTTAATGAGCCATCTGTGTTAAAACAAGGAAAATCTACTTTTAATGCTCTCTCAAAGGTTATGGTATTACTGCAAAGGTGTGTTTACAAGTTATTTTTGATGTGATAGCCCATATTTCCATCTCATTTGCCTATATGTGATGTGATTTTCCTTGAGAgatgtttgttttgttattgGTAGCAGCAAATCTAAAttgtttcaagtttttttaagaCAAGTGATTGAAACGAGGCCAATTATCCTATTTATAGTCTTGTGATCATCAGTTACCACTTGCTTGTGAGATTCGATACAGTCCAGTTGTTCTCAGTGATTAGATAATTTGTATTGTGTAGGCTTGTTGCAATGTCTGAAGCATCTGTCCAAAAGCAAGTTTCTGATAAAAAGGTCAAACCATCATTATTTACTTCATTATTCACCTTCTGTTGCACCTTCTAAATATGAGTGTGTAGCAGGAACTATTatccaaagaaacaaaatatagCAACCAAAGCATTTTTTTGGGTTGTAATGTCTTTTCCTTCTGTTCTCCTGTCATGGACAACTTAAGAAAATAATGCCTTTATTCTGACCTTATTCACTATCAATTCCATCGACTTTTATCAAATGACATTAATTACTTGAGCTGAAAAGTGTTGACTTTGATGGGAAGAATTGCATAGCTTCTGTTATCAGTGATAATACATGCACTGCAGTATCTTGACCTTTTATGTGAAGAATTTTGATTTTCTCTCTTCACAGAGGGGGTCTTGTTTTCCCTTCTTAGATGATCTCTATCTTTCCAACTTACATTTAGTAGTATGCAGTTGCCAATTAGCATATGCAACCATTTGTCTCCAATTACTAAATGCTAGCTTTGCTTTAAGAATTGTATGCATTAGACCACCTTTAATTTCCTTGTAATTGTGAATCTATGTATGGAATCTGGCTGCTGTAGATGGGTACTTTTGTCATTTTATCCTgatgatttattcatatatttgatGCTTATGGTATACAGTACATGTGAAAGATTTGGCTTGCATTGCTTATTCTTGAAGTtctctcaatcaaaaccttttttttttttcactattttGTCACACCCTGACAGATGTTTGATAAATATCCGTTGCAGATATGAGTTCAGAATGAATCATGCGGGATGGTTTAACTCTGTAAAGCCTAGGATAGGTCTTGATATCTCTACTCAAGTGCTTGGAGCAATTAATTCATCATGTGAAGATATTAAATCTTTGTATAAAGTTCGGACAGAACTACGAGCTGCCCTAAAAAGCCTTACCAAGGTATTCATATGTTAATTGCAATTATGGATGGTATTTTCAGTACCTGTCATACTTTTTTTTCCTAGATTGTTAGTCATCAAGTCACTGCTTGCTTTAGTCATGCTAATTCTATGTTGTTATTCTTGTGGATCTTCTATAAATAGTGTTCAATTTGAAAATTCCATGCAGTCAATTTTTCATTCTTCATGTTAGTTATAAAGTGAACAATATTATAAAGATAGATAAATGAAGCCCTTGGCTAGGCATGTTTGATCCAAGTTTCATTTTCTGCGATTCCAATAATTTGAACATCGGTGAGAAGGATCTGAACCTGCACATCATACATCATGAGGAACGTTTCCTGTTGACTTGACTTACTTATGTACCAGCCcaatatgaatttataatttcCTCAGGATTGTTGGATTGGTGAATTTTGCTTAATCTCTCTGGGAAATGATATGTACAGACGGcagaaattagtttttttttgttggtttaatTCCCTCTTGTTTCCTAATTTCTGATATAGTtttgtattattaaaaaaaatattttttacactGTTTTTTTCCTATTTCCTTCAGGATGATGGAATTCTGGTGATTCCGACCACCTCTGATTTTCCATTGAAGTGTCATTCAAGAAAGAAACTGTTACCTGAGTTCGAGGGTCGCCAGTCCTTTTTGTTGAGCATTGCAGGGATGTCTGGATGTTGTCAGGTATTAACTCtctctgttatatatatatatattgttagagAATTATATATAGCAAGTAGCAAAAATGTATTGTCTTGGAGTTTTcacttaaattttgtttaaatttatagAGTGAGGTGCATAATTTCTCTGTTTCTGCTTTTCTTTCAGGTTACCATTCCACTAGGGAAACATGATGGTTATCCTATATCAGTATCATTTGTAGCAGCACATGGAGCTGACAGGTTCCTTCTTGATACTGTTTTGGACATGTATCCTGGTCTTCAAGAAGAAATTAGCATTGCATCAAACCTTCCACTGGCACCAGATGCTAATGGGGATTTGGATGCCTCAGAACTACTAAaagaaaaggttttttttttttttagtatgttgcttgtttttttagttCGCAGGATGACATGAAGTATTTCATAGTACCTgttacataaattaattttggtCCTCAAGATTCATAATCAATTTTCAAAGGAACAAGTCCTTCAGTTTGTCTGTTTCATTTTGATATCTGTCAACTGTTGGCCTATACCagtcttttttttctctttctttttcatctctGTGATAAATGAGGCTTCCTTGAGTTTGATGTACTTGATCTTTATTTTCTATGCCGCATTCAAACTGTGGACCTGATTGAGCTCCAATGTGGTGCACTTACCATCCTCTCTTCATTCCTTGTCAtttgttcttttaaattttgcttTTGAACTCTTTATATCTTATTCTATGGTCATGAAGCATGAAATTATCTACAATTTGTGCTTCGAAGGAAGGCCAGGAAGCTCATGCATATGGATTTGTAAAATTAGCTTCCACAGAACTCACTGTAGCTCTCAACCAATGCATCCAGAGATCTGgcaaatttatttcaatatgGAAGTTGAAAAGGCACATGAAGAGATTTTGATGTAACAATTGGAATTCAGTAACTATACAAAGATATTTgcattttaattattgtacttATGCAACATTTTATTAGGGGAATGCCGCATTCAAATTAAGACATTGGAACAAGGCTGTTAACTACTACTCTGAagct contains:
- the LOC120283311 gene encoding outer envelope protein 64, mitochondrial, with amino-acid sequence MVHGGGCVFIIPSEQYITFSFFALSSSFLVSKTLSKPFHFSRSKRPSFSLYRNPPASKLELSKHAKLGRIAVPSSARTWIVIGISVAGVLILAEAARRHHRRRGLPRDSKDFGAFIERFELAPYPQPPLPAARLSLSGLSFAVSDNFDVKEFVSGFGNPDWKRTHEPAKETAFVVTLMLKNGATCVGRTIMDELGFGVTGENLHYGTPINPELPSHIPGGSSSGSAVAVAAGLVDFALSSDTTGCVRIPASFCGIFGFRPSHGVVKTIGLLTNTQSLDTIGLLARDPFILHRVGTILLQATSGGPRRERRLIFVDDCFQFSKVPKQKTLHVVRKAAEKLSGYQVPQHMNIGQYIASNVPSLKGFNEPSVLKQGKSTFNALSKVMVLLQRYEFRMNHAGWFNSVKPRIGLDISTQVLGAINSSCEDIKSLYKVRTELRAALKSLTKDDGILVIPTTSDFPLKCHSRKKLLPEFEGRQSFLLSIAGMSGCCQVTIPLGKHDGYPISVSFVAAHGADRFLLDTVLDMYPGLQEEISIASNLPLAPDANGDLDASELLKEKGNAAFKLRHWNKAVNYYSEAIKLNDTNATYYSNRAAAYLELGCFQQAEADCNQAISLNKKNVKAYLRRGTAREVLGYYREAIQDFKHALVLEPQNKTATLGEKRVKKLMD